The DNA segment CTCTCTTCTCATCTTTTTGGTCATCGGCAGGGCGCTTTTACCGGCGCAACCAGCGATAAAACTGGGCTTATTGAGCAGGCTGACGGTGGCTATCTGCTGCTGGATGAAATTCATCGCCTTCCTTATGAAGGGCAAGAAAAACTGTTTGCCCTGTTAGATAAAGGTGAATTTCGAGCGTTGGGCTCAAGTCATAAGGCGCGAGCGGTGAGTGTGCGCTTAATCTGTGCCACCACGGAACCGGTGAATTCCACGTTACTACGCACTTTCCAGCGACGAATTCAGGTTAGTATCGATCTGCCTGCCTTACGCGAGCGTTCAATGGAAGAGCAAATTGAGCTGATTACTGGATTCCTGCATCAGGAAAGTCGAAAAATCAGCCGCACCATTCGGGTCGATAAAGCGCTGCTGCTGTGGCTGCTAGAAAAACCGTTGGAAGGCAATATTGGCCAGTTGAAAAGTGATATCCAATTCTTGTGTGCTCAGGGCTGGGCGGCAGGCATGGGGCAGCAACACGATGTGCTGACGTTGGATAAAAAGCTGGTAGAGCAGTCGGTGATGCCGAGTGCGGACCAACGCTTGCTGGTCGATAGCATATTTGGTCAACAACAATGGCTGGATATCAGCGCAGATACCCTATCTGCGCTGAAACCCTCGTTGGGCGCGGCCGTGGGGCAAGAAGACAGCGACCTGTTTTACCGTTTTCTGACGCGTGAATATGTCAACCTACGCAACAGCAACGTGCCGCCGCAGGAAACGCTGGCTATCCTCAAAAACAAACTGCGCTCGATATTTGAATATGGTTTGTACAGCCGTGACACTGCGACGGTCGGTTACAGTGGCCAGCTTGAGCAGCGTTTAGCGCTGCTGATTGGCTACGTTGAGCAGGTGGTTGGGTTTACTCTGCCAGAAAACATGGTTAATCATCTGCGTAAGCACTTCCTCACCTTGCTGAGCTATGTCCAGCGCGGTTTGATTCCTCAGCTTTACTCTTCAAGCCTGATATTGGATCACTGCAAAGACGAATACAATAACGCGATGCAGCTTTGTCGTCGCATCGATGAAATATTTAATATTCAATGCCCTGCGACCGAAGTGGTGTATCTGTGCATGTTCCTAAAAGAGTGTCGCCAGCACCGCTGTGAAATTGACGATAGCCCCGAGCTTGGTGTTATTTTTATTGCCCACGGTGCTACGACGGCCACCAGTATGGCGCAGTATGTGAATCAGGTTTTAGAGCGTGAACTGCTCACCGCGATTGATATGCCGTTCGAGCAGTCAGTGCATGACACCTTGGAAGTGCTTACCAACCTGATCCGCAGCCGTGGCTACCGGCGCGTGATTCTGATGGTCGATATTGGTTCGCTGGTCCATTTTGGCAGCGCCATCAGCAAATTGTTCCAGTTTGAAGTATTGCTGCTGCCAAACATGACGCTGACCAGCCTGCTGGAGATTGGTCTGGATTTGACCTATGAATCTAGCGATTTTGCCGCGCTGAATGCGTTAATGCAGGAGAAACAAATTCCGTGCCATTGGTGTTCGCCCGAACAGGCCGGTGCGGGAAAAGTGCTGGTGGTGTCCTGCATTACCGGTATGGGAACCGCAGAGAAAATCCACAAGGTACTGTCAGAAAGCTTTGGTGAACTGATGGCGCAGGATACGCGCTTATTAATTCTGGATTACAACGAGGTTCGAAGCCTAGACCGTATTCAGCAGGTGCTGGCCCCTCATGAACGGCTGGTGGGTATTGTGGGGACGTTCCAACCGGGATTGCCGGACATTCCCTTTATCTCGCTGGAAGAGATGTTTTCAGAGCAAGGCCCCGAGCTGCTGCTTAGCTTGTTAAACCCCGATCTCAGCACTCAGGAACGCCGCTTAGAAGTTGAACGTAGTTCAATGCGGTTTATCAGTGCGCTAACGCTCGAAAGTATCATTAATCAGATTTCGGTGCTGAACCCTCGCCGTATCTTGCAGGAAATGGAGAGCGTCTTACAGCGGATCTGTCAGGCCTCAGACCTCAAACCGAGCCGACAAGTGACACTACGCTTCCTTATCCACTGCTGTTGCATGGTGGAGCGTATCGTGATTAGCCGTAAACCGTTACAGATGGCGCTGGAAACTCAGCAAGATATTGATGCTGCCGCTATGAGTGTCATCAAACAGGCGTTCGCTCCCATTGAGGAGGCGTATGCCATTCGTTTATCTGACGCAGAATTCATTTATATTTACGAGCTTCTCTACCGCTAGCCCGCACTCTGCGGGCTTTCTCTGCATACCTCCTCGATAAAAAACGCGCCGTGACACAATGCTGGCACGGGCGTTGCTATATCAGCCATAGAAACCTTTTATTTCTTTGACTGAATGCCAGGAGGCTCATTTTGTCTACCACCGCTTCACATTCCCTACCACAGATTTTACTGCTCACTCACGGTGGCTGGGGCAGCCAGCTTTGCGCCAGTCTACGAATGGTTGCCGGAGATATTCAAGGCGTGGCCGAAATTGCGCTCATGCCGGTCGATACCTTTAGCGAGTTTTTTCAGCGCGTTGAACAAGCCGTAATGGCCATGCCAAAAGGATCACTAATCCTGACCGATTTTATCGGTGGAACCACGTCAAACGTGGCGGCTCGGCTGAGTGTGGATTATCCAATCGGCGTGATTTGCGGCCTGAATGCGTCGCTGCTGCTACAGGCTTTAGAGCTGCGAGAAACCGGTTTATTGACCGATGCAATCGAACAGCTGGTTGAGGCTGGGCGCGACAGTTGCCTCGACGTGGTGGCGCATATCAATAGCCTTCAGAGCAACGCATAACCCATTAAATCCGAAATATAAAACCGAATAACGAAAAGGAAAATCACATGGCTAGCATCGTTTTATGTCGTATCGACAGTCGTTTAATTCATGGTCAGGTTGTTACTAAGTGGGTTGGACAATCTCAAGCAAACCGCATTGCGGTGGTCAGCGACGAACTGGACGCCGATCCGTTTATGAAAAATATCTATCTGATGGCGGCACCGCCAAGCATCAAAGTGGATTGCTACAGCAACAGCAGTTTTGCCGCCGCGTGGAAAGAAAATCAGCTGGGTGAAGGAAAAGTGCTGGTGCTGTTCCCATCGCTGACGGCGGTGCAAGACGCCGTGCATCAAGGCTTTGATGTGCAGACTATTCAGGTAGGGGGATTAGGCGGTGGCCCAAGCCGCAAAGCCGTGTTCCAAAATATTACGCTAGACGACAAAGATGTGGGCATTTTGGGCGATCTGAAAGATCACGGCATTAAGGTGTTCTTCCAAACCATTCCAGAAGATAAGCCGCAGTCGCTAGAAGACATTCTAAAAAAATATTAATCGTCTTTGAGTACCAACTTTGACTGTTGACCATTGATTTTGACCAGAGGAAATCACTATGGATACCTTGTTTATTGCTATCAGCATGGGGCTGTATTACTGGTTTGCCCGTTTACGTCTTGGGTACACCTTTTCAGGCATGCTGGTTCAGCCGATTGTTATTGCCGTGTTCGTTGGGGTGATTTTGGGCGATATGCAAACCTCAATGATTATTGGGGCGGGCATGCAGTTGGTTTATCTCGGCGTGACATCAACGCCGGGCGGTAATGTGCCTTCCGATCCGGCTCTTGCAGCCTGCATTGCGATCCCCATTGCCGTTCAGGCCCATATGGAGCCTAACTTAGCTATCGCGCTGGCGATTCCGTTTGGCGTGATCGGCGTCTTCGTCGACCAGCTTCGCCGTACGCTGAATGCGGCGTGGGTGCATATGGCGGACAAATACGCCGAAGAGGCCAATACCGGCGGCATTATGCGTTGCGCCTTTTTATATCCGGCGTTGCTGGGGTTGGTTCTGCGTTTCCCGGTGGTATTCGGTGCCAACTATTTCGGTCAGAGCGTGGTCGAGAAGTTCCTTGCCTTGATGCCGCATTGGTTAACGCACTCCTTTGAAATTATGGGCGGCATCCTTCCCGCGCTCGGTTTTGCCATCACCATTATGGTGATTGGTAAGAAAAGCCTGCTGCCTTGGTTTATCGGTGGTTTCTTCGCGGTGCTTTATCTCAAAGTCGACATCATGGCGATGGCTATTTTCGGCACCTGCGTGGCGTTTTTGGTGAAAGGTTTGGCAAAGAATGAAGGAGCATCATCATGAGTGAATCAACCCCAGATATCATGCAGCACGAATTAGTCGAGCGTGCCCGCCAGAGTTCGGCGCTCACCAAAGGCGATATCACCAAAGCGTGGTTTATTTATTGGCTGGGTGCTGAGGTTTCCAGCTCCTATGAACGTCTGCAAAGCCTGATCTTCTGCGCCTCGATGACGCCGATTATCAAAAAACTTTATCCCGAAAAAGAAGAGAGAGCCGAAGCGTTAAAGCGCCATTTGAACTTCTTCAACACTGAACAAACGTTTGGTGCGGTGATCCAAGGCGTTGCTATCGCCATGGAAGAACAGAAGACGCGCGGTGAACCCATTTCAGATGCATCGATCACCGGGATCAAAACGGGATTGATGGGGCCACTGGCAGGTATCGGTGACTCGGTAATTTGGGCGGCGGTAATGCCTTTGCTCATCGCTATCTTTATTCCATTTGCAGCCAAAGGCAGCGCATTCGGCGGGATCCTGCCACTGGTGCTTTACACCGGTATTACGCTGGCGGTCAGCTACGGGCTGGTACACAAAGGCTATACCCTTGGGCGCGATTCCATCATCACCTTGTTGCAAGGCGGGCGAATTAAAGAGCTGATTTATGGTGCCAATGTGCTGGGGTTAATCATGATGGGCGCGCTATCGGCAAGCTACGTCAAGATAACCTCACCGCTTAAAATCAGCGCGCTTGAAGGATCGGAAATTGTCGTACAGCAGATTTTAGATTCCATTGCGCCTGGGCTTTTGCCGCTGGCCGCGGTGTTCTCTATCTACTTCTATCTCACCAAAAAAGGCCCGCGTTATACCACGATTTTGCTTTCGGTGGTGGTGATTAGCGTGGTGTGTTCGCTGCTTGGTGTGCTGTAAGGAGAGTTGCAATGAATCAAAATATTTACCAACGCCTAGGGCTAAAACGTGTGATTAACGCCTGCGGGAAAATGACTATTCTGGGCGTTTCAGCGGTATCACCTGAAGTAATGGCCGCAACGGCTGAGGCCGCAGGGGCGTTTGTGGAAATTGATGCGTTGGTCGATCGCACCGGCGAGTTGGTGTCAACGCACACCGGTGCGCAGGATAGCTATATAACCTCTTGCGCGTCGGCGGGGATTGCCATTGCGGTGGCGGCGGTTATCACGCGCGGTGAACCAGACCGCGTAGCGATGATGCCGGACAGCGCCGGTATGGCCAACGAAATTCTCATCCTGCGCGGTCATAACATTGATTATGGCGCGCCAATCACCAGCGCCATTCGTTTGGGTGGCGGGCGCATTGTTGAAGTGGGGCAGAGTAACTTGGCTGCGCGCTGGCAGCTTGAGAAAGCGGTTAGCGAACGCACGGCGGCGCTGCTGTTTGTGAAATCTCACCACAGCGTACAAAAAGGCATGCTCACGCTTGAGGATTTTGTGGCGGTCGCTAAACAGTTCCAACTGCCACTCATTGTTGACGCCGCCGCCGAAGAAGATTTACGCCAATACGTTGCCCGTGGTGCCGATATGGTGATTTACAGCGGAGCCAAAGCGTTCAATGCACCAACGTCAGGCTTTATCACGGGCGGGCGTGAGTGGATCCGCTGCTGCAAAGCTCAGCATCACGGAATTGCGCGAGCAATGAAAATTGGCAAAGAAAACATGGTCGGTTTGGTGAAAGCGCTGGAGCTTTATGGCGAAGGTATCGCCAATATGACGCCAGAAAAACTAACCCCCACGGTCGAGGCGATCTCGGCACTGCGCGGATTTAGCGCCGAGATTGAGCAAGACGAAGCGGGACGCGAGATTTGGCGTGTTCAGGTACGCGTTCACCCTGATATTTTGGGCATAGATGCGCGGCAGGTTGAAGCGATGCTACGAACCGGTGACATCGCTATCTACACGCGTCGATACTTCCTGCATCAGGGTGTTTTCAGTATCGATCCCCGCACATTAGATCACCATGATTTAACCACGATCGTTGAAAGACTGGCACAGATCGCCGGTGAACAGGAAAAGCATTATGCAAAGCATTAATTTTTACCAAGGGCGCGTAGCCATCAACGTGCTGGCCAAAAATATTGAAAATGCGCGAGCGGTGTATGACGCTGCCGAAGGCCATGCGGTGATTGGCGTGTTGTCGGCACAGTTCGACAATGTGGCGCAGGGCATTGAAGAAGTTAAACGCTGGCAGCTGCAGGTGCCTTCGATTTCAGTAGGGCTGGGGGCGGGCGATCCTGCTCAGTTTTATAAAGCCGCGATGATTGCCGCCGCTACCGGTGCTGCACATGTTAACCAAACTTTCACCGGATGTGGCTTCGCCGCCGGTGCGCTGGCTCAGGCTGGGCAGTCGCATACGCATATCAATGCGCTAGTGAGCCCAACGGGAAACATCGGGCAGGTACAAATTTCAACCGGCGAGCGCAGTGCCAAGGGGGACAAAGCCATTGTTTCCTGCGATAGCGCGGTGAATATGATGTTGGATATGGGCGCGCACGCGGCGAAGTTTTTCCCTATGGGCGGGGAGCGTAGCTTAGCTGAGCTAAAAGTCTTGGCGGAAAGCGCGGCGCGTAACGGTATGACGCTGATAGAACCGACGGGCGGCATCGATTTAGACAACTTTGGGGTTATTTTACAAACCTGTTTGCAGGCTGGCATGAAACGAGTGATGCCACACGTCTATACCTCGATTATCGATCCACAAAGTGGTGAGACACGGCCAGAAGATATCAAACACCTGATGGATATGATCAAAGCCATTGTGTAGATAACGCAGTAATGCACCGAAACGCTGGGATCTTATTTCCAGCGTTTTTGTTCCTATAGATCGTATTCCTATCAACCGTAGAGATTACGCTTCTTTGATTTTCCACATGCAAGCCACGCCCGCAATCAACAAAACCAGCGAAACAAAAAACACGGCGTAGTAGTTCCAGAATTCTGCAATAAAACCAGCCACAGAACCTGCAAATATCCAGCCGGTACGCCCCGCAGTGGTAAATAAGGTGGTGGCTGAACCTGCCTGACCGGGCATTAAATCCTGAAAATACAGCATGCCGATTCCGGCCAAAATACCGATAAAAACGGCGTTGAGGAGCTGTAGCGCCAGCAGTGCCCACGGTGCGGTTAAGAATAATAGGCCAGCATAAAAAGCCAAGCCTGCGGCGAGTGCAACCATCATCAAAAAGCGTTTACCTAAGCGCTTAGCGTAATAGCCCGCGATGAGCATGGTTGGAATTTCTAGGCCTGCGGCGGTGCCCATCATCACGCCAGCCAGTTTATCCGGTAAATGCAGTTCATGAATGATGTACAACGGCATATTGATGAGATACATGCTGTTGCAGGTCCACATCAACGTGCAGGCAGCAAAGAGCAACAGCGTGTCGCGACGATTGCGACGGGGCGCATCCAGCACTTCTGTGGTGCGTACCACTGTTTTTGGCATCGAAGGCAGTGTGTACCACACAATCAAACCGCAGACTAAAAACGTCGCCATCGCCGCCATATACATAAACGGAAAGCCAAAACCGAGCGCTAGCGCGAATGAAATTGGTGGCCCAATCACCCACGCCAGAGAGACTTGCGCACGCAAAATTGAGCTGAACATCACCGCTTCTTTACCGGTTTTATCTGCGTATTCACGAGCCAGAGCAAACATCTGTGGGTTGGCGGTGGAACCAAAACTGGTGAGCATGACGCCGACGACGAGCAATAAATAATAGTTACGGTTATAGGCAAACAGTAGACAGCCCGCAGCGCCAAGAATGCAGCACAATAAAATCAGCTTTTTGCGATCGCCTGAGCGGTCTGAGCGAGCGGCGAGAAACTGACTAACGATGATCCCAATCACCGCGCTGCCGGTATAAAACAACCCAACCATGAACGGGCTTTTAACCACTTCGGTGGAGAGAAACAGGCTGAGCGTTGGTGTTTGTAATGCACCTGCAATACCGGTCAAAAAAGCCACAATCAAGAATGAGGTGGAGGTTAAATCGGGCAGACGGCGGAGTGCGGTCGAATACATGCGCATAGGTTTATCAGGGATCAGTCAGAGGTAAACGGAGAACTTCAGGGCGGGCATGTTACGCTCGAATGTTAAAAATGAAAAGCTGTTTCAGCCTCTCGAATGTAAGAAAGTCATACAAAAGATAGGGAATAGATTATGCACAATAATAAATGGATAGCAGGCTGAAAATAGTTTGCGAAGAGCATTCCACTATTTTTCCTTGGTTCTGACTTTTATCCGTAAAACGCAATAATGGCGGGAAGTATAAATACGGAGAAAGAACGATGAATTCACTTGTTTTGTGGCTACGATGTAGCTACATTTGTGGTTATAAAACACTCAGTTCATGGAGCGAAGTTATGACCAAAAGTGATGTGGTAAGAGCCCGAGTTTCCCCTGCGGTTAAAGTGGCCGCCATGGAGAATGCCAGCGCGTTAGGAACCGATCTTTCAACGATCATCCGGTTATTAGTTAATCAGATAGCCGTGACGGGCGAAGTACCAGCGGAATTGCTTAAGCCTAATGCAAAAACGCTGAAGGCGATCCGCGATCTGGAAGCCGGTATCGGTGTGAATCGGGCCAGCGATATTGATGAATTAAAGGTAGATCTCGGCTGGTAGCGAGTTGAGAAATCATGATGCAAGGATTGCTCATCATGTTAATGATTGTTTATCAGCATCGTTTTAAAAAAGATGCTAAACGCTTTATGGGTAACTTATTCGCTCAGAGAGTGATCCTGCAAACTGTTGCTTTGCTACAGAAAGGCGAGCCGTTGCCGGAAAGATATCGAGAGCATAAGTTGGTCGGGAATTATATTGGCTATCTTGAATGCCATGGAATGCCCGATCTTTTATTAATCTATCAGCGAACCGAAACCGAGCTAAGGCTATACCGTGTGGGAAGCCATGCGGAGTTATTTGATTAGCTTTGTTCAATGACTCTTGGTTGAAGACAATGATTAGATAAAAAACGGGGCCGAAGCCCCGTTGGTGATATGGCTAAAGTTAAGAGTTAGAAGCTATGCGCCAGTTGGAACCGCATGGGCGGTGTTCGTGAGTGCAGGGCCCTGATATTTTTCGATCTCAACCTGCGCCATTTGGCCACAGTTACCCTGCGCCAAGCTGGATGAGCCAATATCAAACGTCAGGCAGTTCACGTTGCCGTTTTTACACAGCGATCCTGGTGTTGCAGGATCGGCCGGATCAAACCATGCCCCTTCACTGATACGAATCACGCCCTGACGTACATCTTCAGTGACGACTGCGCCCACCAAGATCTGGCCGCGATCGTTAAAGGCACGTACTAGGTCACCGTTGCTGATGCTGCGAGCTTTTGCGTCAGCAGGATGAATTAGAATGGCCTCACGATCGGCGACGGCATATTTTTTACGCAGCGGCGTATTGTCTAGCTGAGAGTGCAGACGGTTGATCGGATGCGCGGTATTCAGAGACAGAGGATATTTTGCGGCTTCTGGCCCTTTATACCACTCATGCGGCGGCATCCACGTTGGAATACCTTTGCAATCTTCATAGCCCATTTTCTCAATGGCGTCAGAGTAGATTTCAATTTTACCGGACGGTGTACCCAATGGATTTAACAGTGGATTTTCGCGATAGTCAGCGAAGCGTACCCATTGTTTATTTTCTTCTGGCACAGGGAAGCGAACATAGTTGTTTGACTCCCAGAACATATCGAATGGCGGTAATGCCACACGCGCTGCGCGAGCCTGGGTTTTCATATCGTCATACATGCTTTTCAGCCACTGGGTTTCATCTTTACCTTCGGTAAAGGCATCATGTACGCCTAGTTTTTCAGCAAGACCCGCAAAAATATCAAAGTCATTACGTGACTCATTTTGCGGCGGCACGCATTGATGCATTGGAAAGACATACAGCTGCGAGTAGTCGCCGCCCATTTCCAGATCGTTACGCTCATAGCTGGTCGTTGCAGGGAATACGATATCCGCATGTTTGGCTGTTGCCGTCCAGTATGGTTCGTTGACCACAATGGTTTCTGGCTTTTGGAACGCTTTGACGAGGATATTGGTATCCTGTTGCTGGTGGAAAGTATTACCGCCAGCCACATAAACCATTTTCACGTCAGGATAAGTGACTTGGGTTCCATTAAAATTAATGGTTTTACCTGGATTCATTAAGCATTCGGCTATACGAGCAACGGGGATCGGTGCGGGCGTATTTGCTGGTGGAGTTCCTGCAGAAATACCGGACAGAATACCACCTTTAGCGGTTGGGCTACCGCCGGATGAGTAGTGGTAGCTAAAGCCAAATCCACCGCCCGGCAGACCAATTTGGCCTAACATCGCGGCAACGGTTACCAGCATCCAGTGTTGCTGTTCGCCGTGATGCTGACGTTGAATGCCCCAACCGCCCATAATCATGGTGCGATTCTTCGCCATATCACGCGCTAGCTGACGAAGTACGTCGGCATCAACGCCGCTAATCTCAGCGGCCCAGTTTGCGTCTTTGACGATGCCATCGTCCTGACCCATAAGATAAGCTTCGAACTTATCAAAGCCCACGGTATAGGTTTTCAGGAAATCAGGGTTATGCAGTTTTTCAGTCAGCAACGTGTGCGCAATACCAATCAGCATGGCGCTGTCGGTATACGGGCGCGGTGCAATCCACTGAGCATTTACGAATTTTGCGCTGTCGTTATGTACTGGATCGATGCTGATGATCCGCGTGCCTTTTTTCTTCAGCGCCTCAAAGCCAGTTTGGCCGACGTGATCGGGTACGTTCCAGCTGTTTCTTAGCGTGACCATTGGGTTACATCCCCATAGGATCACTAACTGACTATTTTCAATGACGTTTGGCCATGCGGTTTGTTGTTCGTAAACCTCCATGGAACCAACCACGTGAGACATGATTACCTGTGCAGCGCCGGTTGAATAGTCGCCGGAATACCCCAGAAAACCACCGCTCAGGTTCATGAGTCGGTTGAGCAGGGTGCGGCTGTTATGCAGTTTGCCTAAGCTCTGCCAACCATATGAACCCGCATAAATAGATTGTGGGCCATGCTCTTTTTGCAGGCGTGCGATTTGATCGCTCACCAGCGTTAGGGCTTTATCCCAACTTACGCGTACCCACTCGTCACGGCCGCGCAGCTCTGGATGGCTATTGGCAGGGCCACCTTCTAACCAGCCTTTACGTACCATCGGGTACTTAATACGGTTTTCCGCGTGTACCTGATAAGGCGCCATGGTAATGAGCTCATTCGGGTACGGATCGTCACTAATGGCCTTAACATCCACCATTTTGCCGTCTTTCACGATGGCTTCGAAAGCGCCCCAGTGTGCGGCGGTGAGTATGCCCGTCTGTGCCTGACGCAGTGCCGTAAACTGTGGCAACGCTTGGCTGATGGCCTGTGCTAAGGCTGACTTAGGCCATAAACCTGCCAGCAATGGCACGCTCAATACGGCACCTGCGCCGGTCAGAAAGCGACGGCGGCTGACTTGAAGCGGTTTTTGTTCGAAATCGTTAACGTTTTCAACGTGGGAGTTCAGATTTTTTTTCATTGTTATGGCTCCTTAAATCTTGTTCGACTGATTGGCAGGCATATCACTGGCGTGTTTCTGAACGTATTGGGTCAGAACGCGCAGCTGTTCCTGCGTCAGAGAAGTACGTGGAGCCATACCTTTAACCACACCGATCCACTGGTTGGCGTTGAAGCGGTCAAGCGCCGTCAAACCATGGCAACCGGTACAGTTGGCAGACATCATGTCAGAGGCGTAATGCCAAATTTTTTGTTGGTCATCAACCAGCTGTTTTTTCGGCAACCAAACCTGCAATGAAACCTGATGCCAAACCAGCCCAGTTTCGGCGTCTTTAACCGTGCTGAGGGTTTTCAGCTGTTTGCGAGCATCTTCGCCCACTAATACGCTGAGGATGCGCTTGCCTTGTGCGGCATAGAACACTTCCGTCACGCCGTCTTGCTGCCAACCGGCAACGTCAGCCAATACGCGATCGCCTTGACGTTTCACCACTTTTACTTCAGTGGATGGCATCAGGTTACCCGCGTTGTGCTGGGTTTCATCGGCGCTGAGATAGAACGGTTCGGTCGCGATGGTGTACAGCGTTGTGGCACTGTCTGGCGTTTTCGCTGCGGCGCTGGCCAATTCGCTGGCACCGGCGGCGGCTAATCCACTCATGTCTGGCAGGATATGCGCAACACCTTTGTGGCAATCGATACAGGTTTCACCATTTTTGATAGCTACCGGATGCTGCTGACGGGCTTCTGGTTTCTGCGCGATAACGTCCATCGCGTCGTAGCTGTGGCACGAGCGGCAGGTTGCGGAGTCGTTTTTCTTTAACGTATCCCACACGCTTTGCGCCATGGCGAGTTTATGCGCCTCATATTTTTCAGGCGTATCAATTTTACCTGTCACTTCGCCATACACGTCTTTCAATGCGGCAACTTTGGTTAGCAGATAATCGATAGGCTGGTGTGGAACGTGGCAGTCGGCGCATTCAGCGCGGATACCTTTGGTGTTCTGGAAGTGAATACTGCCCTGATATTCGGCGAGAGGTTGTTCCATGGAGTGACATGAAATACAGAATTCCGTGTCACTGGTTTTATGCATAACGGTGGCGGTTCCTGCCAGCAGGGCTGCGCCAATGAGGATCCCCAACAATAAAAGCCATAGCCAGGCTCTGCTCCGGCGCTTGCCGGGAGTCTGATATCGATTGCTCATAGTTTATTCCATATAATTATTAATATAGTTTTCTTGCCATATTATTTCTGAATCGAATGAATTGATGTTTTTTCAATGCTATAGGATTCGAAATCCCGCTAAGTATAGAAAACTTTTAGGCTGATTACCTATAAAGAAGTAGCAAAATTGGCAGCTTTTTTATCGTTTTTATTCAATAGGGCGCGGTGTTGAGCGCTGTTTTCATTCATTAACACATTTCGTTAACAGAGAACTGCGTTCTGCAGGTACATTGAGCGTTATAGATACCGCTATGATTAAACTGAATCTCTTGAATTGTTTACGAATGTCATTTGAGCGGTAGGTCACGACATTGGCTGTTTGAAATCCTCAAAGGTTGAATTGATGAAGAATTTTGACTCCGCAACACTCATTTCCCAGCTACAACGCTCACAGGCTCAGTTGGAAAGTATCCGCCACGAATTTCATGCCAACCCAGAGTTAGGCTTTCACGAAACGAATACCTCTAGCAAAGTGGCTGAATTGCTCAATGAATGGGGCTATGACGTTGCCA comes from the Hafnia alvei genome and includes:
- the dagF gene encoding 2-dehydro-3-deoxy-phosphogluconate aldolase, with the translated sequence MQSINFYQGRVAINVLAKNIENARAVYDAAEGHAVIGVLSAQFDNVAQGIEEVKRWQLQVPSISVGLGAGDPAQFYKAAMIAAATGAAHVNQTFTGCGFAAGALAQAGQSHTHINALVSPTGNIGQVQISTGERSAKGDKAIVSCDSAVNMMLDMGAHAAKFFPMGGERSLAELKVLAESAARNGMTLIEPTGGIDLDNFGVILQTCLQAGMKRVMPHVYTSIIDPQSGETRPEDIKHLMDMIKAIV
- a CDS encoding sugar efflux transporter gives rise to the protein MRMYSTALRRLPDLTSTSFLIVAFLTGIAGALQTPTLSLFLSTEVVKSPFMVGLFYTGSAVIGIIVSQFLAARSDRSGDRKKLILLCCILGAAGCLLFAYNRNYYLLLVVGVMLTSFGSTANPQMFALAREYADKTGKEAVMFSSILRAQVSLAWVIGPPISFALALGFGFPFMYMAAMATFLVCGLIVWYTLPSMPKTVVRTTEVLDAPRRNRRDTLLLFAACTLMWTCNSMYLINMPLYIIHELHLPDKLAGVMMGTAAGLEIPTMLIAGYYAKRLGKRFLMMVALAAGLAFYAGLLFLTAPWALLALQLLNAVFIGILAGIGMLYFQDLMPGQAGSATTLFTTAGRTGWIFAGSVAGFIAEFWNYYAVFFVSLVLLIAGVACMWKIKEA
- a CDS encoding type II toxin-antitoxin system RelB/DinJ family antitoxin encodes the protein MTKSDVVRARVSPAVKVAAMENASALGTDLSTIIRLLVNQIAVTGEVPAELLKPNAKTLKAIRDLEAGIGVNRASDIDELKVDLGW
- a CDS encoding type II toxin-antitoxin system YafQ family toxin; amino-acid sequence: MLMIVYQHRFKKDAKRFMGNLFAQRVILQTVALLQKGEPLPERYREHKLVGNYIGYLECHGMPDLLLIYQRTETELRLYRVGSHAELFD
- the torA gene encoding trimethylamine-N-oxide reductase TorA gives rise to the protein MKKNLNSHVENVNDFEQKPLQVSRRRFLTGAGAVLSVPLLAGLWPKSALAQAISQALPQFTALRQAQTGILTAAHWGAFEAIVKDGKMVDVKAISDDPYPNELITMAPYQVHAENRIKYPMVRKGWLEGGPANSHPELRGRDEWVRVSWDKALTLVSDQIARLQKEHGPQSIYAGSYGWQSLGKLHNSRTLLNRLMNLSGGFLGYSGDYSTGAAQVIMSHVVGSMEVYEQQTAWPNVIENSQLVILWGCNPMVTLRNSWNVPDHVGQTGFEALKKKGTRIISIDPVHNDSAKFVNAQWIAPRPYTDSAMLIGIAHTLLTEKLHNPDFLKTYTVGFDKFEAYLMGQDDGIVKDANWAAEISGVDADVLRQLARDMAKNRTMIMGGWGIQRQHHGEQQHWMLVTVAAMLGQIGLPGGGFGFSYHYSSGGSPTAKGGILSGISAGTPPANTPAPIPVARIAECLMNPGKTINFNGTQVTYPDVKMVYVAGGNTFHQQQDTNILVKAFQKPETIVVNEPYWTATAKHADIVFPATTSYERNDLEMGGDYSQLYVFPMHQCVPPQNESRNDFDIFAGLAEKLGVHDAFTEGKDETQWLKSMYDDMKTQARAARVALPPFDMFWESNNYVRFPVPEENKQWVRFADYRENPLLNPLGTPSGKIEIYSDAIEKMGYEDCKGIPTWMPPHEWYKGPEAAKYPLSLNTAHPINRLHSQLDNTPLRKKYAVADREAILIHPADAKARSISNGDLVRAFNDRGQILVGAVVTEDVRQGVIRISEGAWFDPADPATPGSLCKNGNVNCLTFDIGSSSLAQGNCGQMAQVEIEKYQGPALTNTAHAVPTGA
- a CDS encoding NapC/NirT family cytochrome c — encoded protein: MSNRYQTPGKRRSRAWLWLLLLGILIGAALLAGTATVMHKTSDTEFCISCHSMEQPLAEYQGSIHFQNTKGIRAECADCHVPHQPIDYLLTKVAALKDVYGEVTGKIDTPEKYEAHKLAMAQSVWDTLKKNDSATCRSCHSYDAMDVIAQKPEARQQHPVAIKNGETCIDCHKGVAHILPDMSGLAAAGASELASAAAKTPDSATTLYTIATEPFYLSADETQHNAGNLMPSTEVKVVKRQGDRVLADVAGWQQDGVTEVFYAAQGKRILSVLVGEDARKQLKTLSTVKDAETGLVWHQVSLQVWLPKKQLVDDQQKIWHYASDMMSANCTGCHGLTALDRFNANQWIGVVKGMAPRTSLTQEQLRVLTQYVQKHASDMPANQSNKI